In the Hordeum vulgare subsp. vulgare chromosome 7H, MorexV3_pseudomolecules_assembly, whole genome shotgun sequence genome, one interval contains:
- the LOC123410170 gene encoding 1-aminocyclopropane-1-carboxylate oxidase 1-like, whose product MDMEIPVIDLQGLDGDASQRSQTMARLHEACKDWGFFWVDSHGVDAALMEEVKRFVYAHYDEHLKDRFYASDLAKDLLLPAEESKAVSGEVDWETAYFIRHRPANNVADFPEIPPATREMLDVYIGQMVSLAERLAECMSLNLGLDGGRVKDTFAPPFVGTKFAMYPACPRPDLLWGLRAHTDAGGIILLLQDDVVGGLEFFRGDREWVPVGPTKGSRIFVNLGDQLEVMSGGAYRSVLHRVAAVAEGRRLSVATFYNPGAEAVVAPAPTARQPAAQVYPGPYRFGDYLDYYQGTKFADKAARLQAVKELFGSRILPD is encoded by the exons ATGGACATGGAGATCCCGGTCATCGACCTCCAGGGGCTCGACGGCGACGCCTCCCAGCGGTCGCAAACCATGGCGCGGCTCCACGAAGCCTGCAAGGACTGGGGCTTCTTCTGG GTGGACAGCCATGGCGTCGACGCCGCGCTGATGGAGGAGGTGAAGCGCTTCGTGTATGCCCACTACGACGAGCATCTCAAGGATAGGTTCTACGCCTCGGACCTCGCCAAAGACCTGCTGCTGCCGGCGGAGGAATCCAAAGCCGTCTCCGGTGAGGTAGACTGGGAGACCGCCTACTTCATCCGGCACCGTCccgccaacaacgtcgccgacttCCCGGAGATCCCGCCGGCCACACg AGAGATGCTCGACGTGTACATCGGACAGATGGTGTCGCTCGCAGAGCGGCTGGCCGAGTGCATGAGCCTGAACCTGGGCCTGGACGGCGGCCGCGTCAAAGACACCTTCGCGCCGCCGTTCGTCGGGACCAAGTTCGCCATGTACCCGGCCTGCCCGCGGCCGGACCTCCTGTGGGGCCTCCGCGCCCACACCGACGCCGGCGGCATCATCCTGCTCCTGCAGGACGACGTGGTCGGCGGGCTGGAGTTCTTCAGGGGCGACCGGGAGTGGGTCCCCGTGGGCCCCACCAAGGGCAGCAGAATCTTCGTCAACCTCGGGGACCAGCTGGAGGTGATGAGCGGCGGCGCCTACAGGAGCGTGCTGCACCGCGTCGCCGCCgtcgcggaggggcggcggctgTCGGTGGCGACGTTCTACAACCCCGGGGCGGAAGCCGTCGTGGCGCCGGCGCCCACGGCGAGGCAGCCGGCGGCGCAGGTGTACCCCGGGCCGTACAGGTTCGGCGACTACCTGGACTACTACCAGGGCACCAAGTTTGCCGACAAGGCGGCGAGGTTGCAGGCCGTCAAGGAGCTGTTCGGCTCACGGATTCTGCCCGATTGA